The proteins below come from a single Balaenoptera acutorostrata chromosome 2, mBalAcu1.1, whole genome shotgun sequence genomic window:
- the LOC103013007 gene encoding transcription initiation factor TFIID subunit 11-like, translated as MAKASASLPGKGRGTGVSGEGGGVPLGPGPSRLDRIPRDRLEGLRRACDEEGELRRQDGPRPRAGEEANSSSRPPAAKRRKVATKGKRAGKRDMDELEAQRMRTLVSSMSQEQLDRYEVYRRSAFPKATVKHLIQTVAGSTVSQNVVIAMSGMAKVFVGEVVEEALDVCEKWGETPPLQPKHMREAVRRLRSKGQIPGSKHKKILFF; from the coding sequence ATGGCCAAGGCCAGCGCGTCGCTCCCGGGCAAAGGTCGGGGCACAGGTGTGtcgggtgagggaggaggggtgcCCCTGGGCCCCGGCCCCAGCCGCCTGGACCGAATCCCGCGGGACCGACTTGAGGGACTGAGGAGAGCCTGTGACGAGGAAGGCGAGCTCAGGCGTCAGGACGGCCCGCGTCCAAGGGCAGGTGAAGAGGCAAACTCCTCGTCACGTCCTCCTGCAGCCAAGAGACGGAAGGTGGCCACCAAGGGGAAGAGAGCGGGGAAGCGGGACATGGACGAATTGGAGGCGCAGAGGATGAGAACGCTCGTGTCTTCTATGAGCCAGGAGCAGCTGGACCGTTACGAAGTGTATCGCCGATCAGCCTTCCCCAAGGCCACCGTGAAGCATCTGATCCAGACCGTGGCCGGCTCGACGGTGTCCCAGAACGTGGTCATTGCCATGTCCGGAATGGCCAAGGTCTTCGTCGGGGAGGTGGTCGAGGAGGCTCTGGACGTGTGTGAGAAGTGGGGGGAAACGCCCCCACTCCAACCCAAGCATATGAGAGAGGCTGTTCGGAGGTTACGCTCCAAGGGGCAAATCCCCGGCAGCAAGCACAAGAAGATCCTATTCTTCTAG